The Vigna angularis cultivar LongXiaoDou No.4 chromosome 6, ASM1680809v1, whole genome shotgun sequence genome contains the following window.
AAATAGTTTTACTATATATATTGAACTTTCAATTACTTTTCCTCTTAAAAATTGAGCTTCAATCATTGTTTAGTGTAGAATTTCTTTTCTGAAAACTTATGGGTATACGTGGTATCCCTGctcataaaatcaaacaaattcatcttagaaaatatattgaacatATTTTCTAGAATTAACTTACAATACCTAATACAAAAAGTATTTGTATTTGTCAAATTCAAAGTTTTAGATTCCTCATTACTGGATATGAAGAAAACAAGTCATCCAAACAAACAACTCATggattaaatattaaaaacacacAAGAAGACGAGGAAATTGCAAAAGCAAAGATAGGAAATTGCAAAAGCAAGTGAGAGACTTTCAATTCACACGTTTTAATTATTGTGTCGAATTTCAAGTAACAAATGTTGTTGCATGatgatttgtttaaattatatatatatatatatatatatatatatatatatatatatagctctgATTCTAAACCGACTGaattacttatttaattttaaaatactaagaaattaaagtaaattcaACCCTAATACTACATCAacagtttaataaaaaaatataatgttaagcACGCCCAACAACAATGAGATTATTTTAATGAGCAGAACATATGATATGATCTATTGAACAATCAGTCTAGTTAAATACCAGTTATTTGTAAACCTTCTGTGctacttttattaaatactcATATAACATACAGAAGTAACAATAAGTTATCAGTCTGAGAAGAACattgaataaaaagaataactgAGTTGAGatgcaaagaaagaaagaaagaaaaagtatatatattaataagaagaaatagaaagaaataaatgaaGTGAAAGAGATTTAAATTAAGTAAGGTTTGGAAGGTAAGTATTTACAGGGTGTAGAAGACAAAAATGAAGATTTAAAAAAGGTATGAAATGGTAAACCTAAGAAAGtagtgaaaaaagaaagaagggaaTGATTGATTGGAAACAGAAGGTGCTCTGATACATTATGAGATTGCATAATTAACTAGTGATGATATGGAGAGGCTTCTTGAACCCGATTCTTTCTCTTGAGAAGGAAGCGTTGCAACGATTTTCTCATAGAAAGGCCACTGCCAGGGCTATACAATTGATTAGGAGATTGCAAAACTGTTGGAGAAGATGCCTCTGACCCACTTCCTGTCCTCGTTCTTTCTTCCAATTTTCCATTTGCAAGCATTAAAATAGATTTAGCCTGCACAACACCAACCCACTTACTGTTAAACTCACAAAATTCACCAATTCAATGCCTTTCTTCTTCGATAAATAAAGTGTACCAGACGGTGACtttcaaaaaagaaaagcatGCCATGAATGTATTTTGGTAAACAAGTTGCGTGCAGTTTTGGAAGTCAAAAGAAGAAGTCTGTGGTGGATTATGAAGTTTCTAGGAAACTTGTTGACTCCTCCACCATTGTCACCTACCGTTTCTTTTATCcttctaaaaatctttttattttacttcttCTACTGCTTACACACCAAACTTGTCGGCAACCACCCTATCCCCCTTTTAAAATGTTATCACCTTTCATGtcattttacattaataaattatgtatacgatttttcctttttattcagtaaaacaatattaatgaaTGCTGTAATAATTCCTATTATACTCCCTAAATCTGATCATCTACACTGGCTCCAATTTATTGCATGCAgatatttatgttttgtataaGGCTCTAACTACCAACAAAAGCCGATCCAATTATCTACAACACATTTTCTAGATCTGATTGCATAGAAAAAACCATAATAAACAAGGAGCACGGAATGCTGAAAAAGAAATTGCAACGAACAAACATACCTGAAGCTCGGTGACATCTGCAACACAAATCTTGCCGTCGTAGAAAATTGTGAGTGGTTGTTGTTGGTGTTCCTGGCGGTGGTGGTGATGGAGCGGACTGGTTTCCGTAGCTCCTTGAACCCTTtcataagaaaaacaaaaaattgaataccgaaatgaaagaaaagagaagaagagaatgaaatGAATTTAGAAAATGGGTTGGTTGGTTACCTGGAGTGGCGGAGAGGGTCAGAATCGGAGGGAGGGAAAAGGGCAAGTTCCAAGTTGCAGTTTCGCCTCATGTTTGAGTTTGAAGTTAGAGAGAGAAAGCGAAGAGAATTAAGGTAGAGAATGAATGAAAGACGTATTATAAATATGTGCGAAAGCAAACATTGGACAGTATTTGTACATAAGAACACGTAAAGCACAAGGCAAAGAATTATCGGCGGGAAGAGTGAAGGATGCGGTGGAAAGGGACAGCGATCGGCGTCTTGTGTTGCATACAGTTTCAGCACGTGTTCCAcgcttttcaaatattttaaatcacgTGTTATGTTATGTGTGTGTAAGTGTATGGTTGTGTGCCACCCCACACGAAACCGCTACACCACTTGTGATTCCTGCCGCTGCCACGCTATCACCACCGATTCTAAAATCATTATACTCGTGCATCAAAATCAAAACCTTcgatattactatttttatagcCCCTCCACGCATTTAACGTTGTTCTTTTACTAATGTTCCGCACTGTTTCTTCGTCATTAGCcctatattaataattaattacacaCCCACCACTGTTTCATTCTCATCTTACTATACAAATTTATAGTTTAATCAAACCCTgttatttatcttttcttaaTCATTATTAGTTCGTGTTCAGCGTGAGGAATATTCGTcttaattaaaatgat
Protein-coding sequences here:
- the LOC108341012 gene encoding protein TIFY 5A, with product MRRNCNLELALFPPSDSDPLRHSRVQGATETSPLHHHHRQEHQQQPLTIFYDGKICVADVTELQAKSILMLANGKLEERTRTGSGSEASSPTVLQSPNQLYSPGSGLSMRKSLQRFLLKRKNRVQEASPYHH